From a region of the Enterobacter sp. JBIWA008 genome:
- the rutG gene encoding pyrimidine utilization transport protein G produces the protein MFGFPHWQLKSTSTDAGVVAPDERLPLGQTMVMGVQHAVAMFGATVLMPMLMGLDPNLSILMSGIGTLLFFFVTGGRVPSYLGSSAAFVGVVIATTGFNGQGINPNLSVALGGIIACGLVYTLIGLVVMKIGTRWIERMMPPVVTGAVVMAIGLNLAPIAVRSVSASPFESWMAVITVLCIGLVAVFTRGMIQRLLILVGLIVACLVYALLANVFGLGKPVDFTLLHQAAWFGLPKVTSPTFNTQAMMLIAPVAVILVAENLGHLKAVAGMTGRSMDPYMGRAFVGDGLATMLSGSVGGSGVTTYAENIGVMAVTKVYSTLVFVAAAVMAMLLGFSPKFGALIHTIPSPVIGGASIVVFGLIAVAGARIWVQHRVDLSQNGNLIMVAVTLVLGAGDFALTLGGFTIGGIGTATFGAILLNALLSRRMAAATQGAVVHQDS, from the coding sequence ATGTTCGGATTTCCCCACTGGCAGTTGAAATCGACCTCCACAGACGCAGGCGTGGTCGCGCCGGATGAACGCCTCCCGCTCGGGCAGACGATGGTGATGGGCGTCCAGCACGCGGTTGCCATGTTTGGCGCGACGGTGCTGATGCCGATGCTGATGGGACTCGATCCCAACCTCTCTATTCTGATGTCGGGTATCGGCACGCTGTTGTTCTTTTTCGTCACCGGCGGGCGCGTGCCCAGCTATCTGGGATCCAGCGCCGCCTTTGTGGGCGTGGTCATCGCCACCACCGGGTTTAACGGCCAGGGAATCAACCCCAACCTGAGCGTGGCCCTCGGCGGCATCATCGCCTGCGGTCTGGTGTACACCCTGATTGGTCTGGTGGTGATGAAAATCGGCACGCGCTGGATCGAGCGAATGATGCCCCCCGTCGTGACGGGCGCGGTGGTGATGGCGATAGGCCTGAACCTCGCCCCGATTGCGGTCAGGAGCGTCTCCGCCTCGCCGTTTGAAAGCTGGATGGCGGTGATCACCGTGCTGTGCATCGGCCTGGTGGCGGTGTTCACGCGGGGGATGATCCAGCGTCTGCTGATTCTGGTCGGGCTGATTGTCGCCTGTCTGGTCTACGCCCTGCTGGCGAACGTTTTTGGCCTCGGCAAGCCGGTTGATTTTACGCTGCTTCATCAGGCCGCCTGGTTCGGCCTGCCGAAGGTAACCTCGCCCACCTTTAACACCCAGGCGATGATGCTTATCGCACCGGTGGCGGTGATCCTGGTGGCGGAAAACTTAGGTCACCTGAAAGCGGTCGCGGGGATGACCGGGCGCAGCATGGATCCATACATGGGCCGCGCGTTCGTCGGTGACGGGCTGGCAACCATGCTTTCGGGCTCTGTCGGCGGCAGCGGCGTCACCACCTATGCCGAGAATATCGGCGTGATGGCGGTGACCAAAGTCTACTCAACGCTGGTCTTCGTCGCAGCGGCGGTGATGGCGATGCTGCTCGGCTTCTCGCCGAAATTCGGCGCGCTGATCCACACGATTCCATCACCGGTCATCGGCGGGGCATCTATTGTGGTGTTTGGGCTGATCGCCGTGGCCGGCGCGCGTATATGGGTGCAGCATCGGGTCGATCTTAGCCAGAACGGCAACCTGATTATGGTGGCGGTCACGCTGGTGCTGGGCGCGGGCGATTTTGCCCTGACGCTGGGCGGATTTACGATCGGCGGGATTGGCACGGCGACCTTCGGGGCGATCCTGCTTAACGCCCTGCTGAGCCGCCGGATGGCTGCCGCAACGCAGGGCGCCGTGGTGCATCAGGATTCGTGA
- the rutF gene encoding NADH-dependent FMN reductase RutF codes for MTTPDKQTFRDAMACVGAAVNIITTDGPAGMAGFTASAVCSVTDSPPTLLVCLNRGASVWPTFSENRTLCVNTLSAGQEPLSNLFGGKTPMKERFAAARWQTGDTGCPRLEDALASFDCRISQVVSVGTHDILFCDIVSIIRHPAPQGLVWFDRGYHALMRPAC; via the coding sequence GTGACGACACCGGATAAACAAACCTTTCGCGACGCCATGGCCTGCGTTGGCGCGGCGGTCAACATCATCACCACCGACGGCCCGGCGGGGATGGCGGGCTTCACCGCCAGCGCGGTGTGCAGCGTCACCGATTCACCGCCCACCCTGCTGGTGTGCCTGAACCGCGGCGCGTCCGTCTGGCCAACGTTTAGCGAAAACCGAACGCTGTGCGTGAATACCCTGAGCGCCGGACAGGAGCCTTTATCTAACCTGTTTGGCGGGAAAACGCCGATGAAGGAACGCTTCGCCGCCGCACGCTGGCAGACGGGCGACACGGGCTGCCCGCGCCTGGAGGATGCGCTGGCCTCGTTTGACTGCCGCATCAGTCAGGTGGTGAGCGTCGGCACCCACGACATTCTGTTTTGCGACATTGTTTCGATTATCCGCCACCCCGCGCCGCAAGGGCTGGTGTGGTTTGACCGCGGCTACCACGCGCTTATGCGACCCGCCTGTTAA